In one window of Nitrospira sp. DNA:
- a CDS encoding pyruvate dehydrogenase complex E1 component subunit beta: MLLSYREALNQAMREEMRRDPRIFLIGEEVGYYQGAFKVTKGFVEEFGPQRVVDTPITEAGFTGLAIGAAMAGLQPIVELMTMNFGIVALDQIVNNAAKIRYMSGGQLSVPIVIRGPGSAAHQLGAQHSQSLEAWFCHVPGLKVVAPATPQDAKGLLKSAIRDKNPVIFIEAQLLYGTKGEVQDGDYTIPLGQAEVKRTGADVTVVAYSKMLLVAMEAADQLSREGLDVEVIDPRTLKPLDLDTIVTSVKKTGRLVIVEEGWRFCGLGAQIADSIYLAAFDYLDGPIVRVTGEEVPMPYSRPLEDAAIPDVPRVIAAVKSVCAAG; encoded by the coding sequence ATGCTGTTGTCCTACCGAGAGGCGCTGAATCAGGCCATGCGCGAAGAAATGCGCCGCGATCCGCGCATCTTTTTGATCGGTGAAGAGGTGGGCTATTACCAGGGCGCCTTCAAGGTGACCAAGGGGTTCGTCGAGGAATTCGGTCCGCAGCGGGTGGTCGATACGCCGATTACCGAAGCGGGCTTTACCGGCTTGGCCATCGGCGCGGCTATGGCGGGATTGCAGCCGATCGTCGAGCTGATGACCATGAATTTCGGCATCGTGGCGCTGGATCAGATCGTCAACAACGCCGCCAAGATCCGCTACATGTCGGGTGGCCAACTATCTGTTCCCATCGTGATTCGTGGCCCCGGCAGCGCGGCGCATCAATTGGGGGCGCAACATTCGCAAAGCCTGGAAGCCTGGTTTTGCCATGTGCCGGGTTTGAAGGTTGTGGCGCCGGCTACGCCCCAGGATGCAAAGGGTCTTCTGAAGAGCGCGATTCGCGACAAGAACCCCGTTATTTTCATTGAGGCGCAACTGCTGTATGGAACCAAGGGCGAGGTCCAAGACGGTGACTACACGATTCCGCTCGGTCAGGCCGAGGTGAAGCGGACAGGGGCGGATGTGACCGTCGTGGCCTATTCCAAGATGTTGCTGGTGGCGATGGAGGCGGCGGATCAGCTGAGTCGTGAAGGGCTCGATGTCGAGGTGATCGACCCACGCACGCTCAAACCCTTGGACCTCGACACGATCGTCACCTCGGTCAAGAAGACCGGACGTCTGGTGATTGTTGAGGAAGGGTGGCGATTTTGCGGGCTGGGCGCGCAGATTGCCGACAGCATTTACTTGGCGGCGTTCGACTATTTGGATGGTCCCATCGTCCGCGTGACCGGCGAAGAGGTGCCCATGCCCTATAGCCGTCCGCTAGAAGACGCCGCCATCCCGGACGTGCCGCGGGTGATCGCCGCCGTCAAATCGGTTTGTGCTGCAGGATGA
- a CDS encoding 2-oxo acid dehydrogenase subunit E2, giving the protein MASRVVMPKLTDTMEEGVLLAWKKREGEQVQAGEVIAEIETDKAVMDLEAFAPGILRKILVRDGETVQSGTLIAVIAEADEDITSALSDGVTAAPSIGNGAKTGAVPGAAPAPLAAARPEGMRPFASPRAKALAAERGIDLSTLSGTGPGGRIVEEDVMQATAPPAQVLPAGTDQPLSQMRKAIARATVQSKAPVPHFYLTIEIDMEQAERVRDQFKQSRQTHPSITDLLIKAAALALRRHPEINVSFAGDAIRRFEQIDIGVAVGMEDGLITPVIRDCGAKTLTEISTETKSMIERARQKRLQPQEYTGATFAISNLGMFDVDNFIALLMPPQAAAIAVGAIRDVPVVTKGVVTAGRRMKVTLSCDHRALDGLMGAQFLKEFKRVLEHPQELVAPVVKP; this is encoded by the coding sequence ATGGCTAGTCGCGTCGTTATGCCCAAGCTCACGGATACCATGGAAGAGGGCGTGCTGCTGGCCTGGAAGAAGCGCGAAGGTGAACAGGTGCAGGCAGGCGAAGTAATTGCCGAGATCGAAACCGACAAGGCAGTCATGGATTTGGAGGCCTTTGCCCCCGGCATCCTGCGCAAGATTCTCGTGCGAGACGGTGAAACGGTACAGTCCGGCACCTTGATCGCGGTCATTGCCGAGGCTGATGAAGACATTACGTCGGCCTTATCCGACGGCGTGACGGCTGCGCCGTCGATCGGCAATGGTGCCAAAACCGGCGCTGTTCCGGGAGCGGCCCCTGCTCCACTTGCAGCGGCGCGTCCGGAGGGTATGCGTCCATTCGCCTCTCCGCGGGCGAAAGCCCTGGCGGCTGAACGGGGCATCGATCTCTCCACCCTCTCCGGCACCGGTCCTGGCGGACGAATTGTCGAAGAGGATGTCATGCAGGCGACTGCTCCGCCCGCGCAGGTGTTGCCGGCCGGAACCGACCAGCCATTGAGCCAGATGCGAAAAGCCATCGCCAGGGCGACGGTGCAGAGCAAGGCGCCGGTCCCCCATTTTTATCTGACCATCGAAATCGACATGGAGCAGGCGGAGCGCGTACGCGATCAATTCAAACAGAGCCGCCAGACTCATCCGTCTATTACCGATCTGCTCATTAAGGCAGCGGCATTGGCGTTGCGTCGGCACCCGGAGATCAACGTCTCCTTTGCCGGCGACGCGATTAGACGGTTCGAGCAGATTGATATCGGGGTGGCCGTCGGCATGGAGGATGGTCTGATTACGCCGGTGATCCGAGATTGCGGGGCGAAAACGCTAACCGAGATTTCGACGGAGACCAAGTCGATGATCGAACGGGCCAGGCAGAAGCGCTTGCAACCGCAGGAATATACGGGGGCGACGTTTGCCATCTCCAATCTGGGGATGTTCGACGTGGATAACTTTATCGCCCTGCTCATGCCGCCTCAGGCCGCTGCGATCGCTGTGGGTGCGATTCGGGATGTACCGGTTGTGACCAAGGGGGTTGTGACGGCCGGGCGGCGGATGAAGGTCACGTTGTCCTGCGATCATCGGGCGCTCGATGGATTGATGGGCGCGCAGTTTCTGAAAGAGTTCAAGCGTGTGCTGGAGCATCCGCAGGAACTGGTGGCTCCGGTGGTGAAACCATGA
- the lipA gene encoding lipoyl synthase, whose amino-acid sequence MSFIHIDPRPTAAENQPPASQPRRLPPWFKVKLQTGPDYHDIRKTMDRLNLHTICEEARCPNMWECWNARTATFLILGDICTRRCHYCSVATGRPHAVDREEPLRVAEAVQALNLRHAVITSVNRDELDDGGASVFAETIRHIRRLIPSCTIEVLIPDFEGNEAALALVAAEKPDILNHNIETVRRLFPSIRPQGKYQRSIELLGRAKQMGMTTKSGLIVGMGETTDEAREVMRDLRSVECDIMTIGQYLQPTKEHLPVARFYHPDEFAALKDEGLAIGFCHVESGPLVRSSYHAEQQVSGR is encoded by the coding sequence ATGAGCTTCATTCACATCGATCCCCGGCCGACTGCTGCAGAAAATCAGCCGCCAGCTTCTCAACCTCGCCGCCTGCCGCCCTGGTTCAAGGTGAAGCTTCAGACCGGTCCGGATTATCACGACATTCGCAAGACCATGGACCGCCTCAACCTCCACACGATTTGTGAAGAGGCGCGTTGTCCGAACATGTGGGAATGTTGGAATGCCCGCACCGCGACCTTTCTGATTCTCGGCGACATCTGTACGAGGAGATGCCACTACTGCTCGGTCGCCACCGGCCGTCCGCATGCAGTGGATCGCGAGGAACCGTTGCGCGTGGCGGAGGCGGTCCAGGCCCTCAACCTGCGACATGCCGTGATTACGTCGGTGAACCGCGATGAATTGGATGACGGCGGCGCGTCGGTGTTTGCCGAAACCATCCGCCACATCCGACGATTGATTCCCAGCTGCACGATCGAAGTGCTCATTCCGGACTTTGAAGGCAATGAAGCGGCGCTTGCCCTGGTCGCAGCCGAAAAGCCGGACATCCTGAATCACAACATCGAAACGGTGCGGCGCTTGTTCCCCTCAATCCGGCCGCAGGGGAAATATCAGCGGTCGATTGAGTTGCTGGGCCGGGCCAAGCAGATGGGTATGACGACCAAGTCGGGATTGATCGTCGGCATGGGCGAAACGACGGACGAGGCCCGTGAAGTCATGCGGGACCTGCGTTCGGTTGAGTGCGACATCATGACCATCGGCCAGTACCTGCAACCGACGAAGGAACATCTCCCAGTGGCGCGTTTCTACCATCCCGACGAATTCGCCGCCCTGAAAGATGAAGGCCTCGCCATCGGATTCTGTCACGTCGAATCGGGCCCGCTCGTCCGCAGCTCTTACCACGCGGAACAACAAGTGTCGGGACGTTGA
- a CDS encoding potassium channel family protein: MAKAMHTVEPRVIVTPNTWSPLQMLTIRLSIAFLLFCLILLLLWLDRDGLRDQIDGHVSFVDVVYFTMVTVTTVGYGDIVPVSTRARLLDALVVTPVRLGIWFLFLGTAYQLIIRQYMEGYRMAKLHATLNQHLIICGFGHTGQSTVQELLARGVPTDQILVIDQLEERVHLAGSMGVASFQADAAQEDVLKEAAIHKAKAVIITAGRDDSNALMLLTARHLNPTVRIVVSAKQEENVKLFRQGGADTIVSPATFGGYILAAAVDHGHMVDCFSDLLTAGGKIRLIERPVLVDEIGKKPEDLKPDVLLRLYRGGTMLSFFEMDQAGRLQQDDTLLLLAMAAKPTR; the protein is encoded by the coding sequence ATGGCTAAGGCGATGCACACTGTGGAACCGCGCGTCATTGTCACGCCCAACACCTGGTCCCCCCTTCAAATGTTGACGATACGGCTCAGCATCGCCTTCCTCCTCTTCTGTCTCATTCTTCTCCTTCTCTGGCTGGATCGAGACGGCCTGCGGGATCAGATCGACGGCCATGTCTCCTTCGTCGACGTGGTGTACTTCACCATGGTCACGGTCACAACCGTGGGCTATGGAGACATCGTTCCCGTGTCGACGCGCGCGCGTCTCTTGGACGCGTTGGTCGTCACTCCCGTGCGACTGGGAATCTGGTTTCTTTTTCTTGGCACCGCCTATCAGTTGATCATTCGGCAGTACATGGAGGGGTACCGCATGGCGAAACTTCACGCAACATTGAACCAACATCTCATCATCTGCGGATTCGGCCACACAGGGCAGTCGACGGTGCAGGAACTGCTGGCCCGCGGCGTCCCGACCGATCAGATCTTGGTGATCGATCAACTAGAGGAGCGCGTTCATCTGGCCGGATCGATGGGTGTGGCGTCATTTCAAGCCGACGCAGCGCAGGAGGACGTCTTAAAAGAAGCTGCGATTCACAAGGCCAAGGCGGTCATCATCACCGCCGGGCGTGACGACTCAAATGCACTGATGCTTCTGACTGCCAGACATTTGAACCCCACCGTACGCATTGTGGTCAGTGCCAAGCAAGAAGAGAACGTCAAACTGTTCCGCCAGGGCGGAGCCGATACGATCGTGTCGCCCGCGACGTTCGGCGGGTATATTTTAGCCGCAGCCGTCGATCATGGACACATGGTGGATTGCTTCAGCGACCTGCTCACCGCAGGTGGAAAAATCCGCCTAATCGAACGCCCGGTGCTCGTCGATGAGATCGGGAAAAAGCCGGAGGATCTGAAGCCGGACGTCTTGCTCAGACTCTACCGCGGAGGGACCATGCTGTCGTTCTTCGAGATGGACCAAGCCGGCCGTTTGCAGCAGGACGATACTCTGTTACTCCTCGCGATGGCAGCGAAGCCTACACGGTAA